A single genomic interval of Gossypium raimondii isolate GPD5lz chromosome 11, ASM2569854v1, whole genome shotgun sequence harbors:
- the LOC105802655 gene encoding probable pectin methyltransferase QUA3, whose amino-acid sequence MGHLNLPASKRNPRQWKLLDIITAIFFGLVLLFFLLVFTPLGDSMAASGRQALLLSTSDPRQRHRLVSLVELGHHHKPIEACPANSVDHMPCEDPRRNSQLSREMNLYRERHCPLPDEMPLCLIPPPPGYKIPVQWPESLHKIWHSNMPHNKIADRKGHQGWMKEQGPHFIFPGGGTMFPDGAAPYIEKLGQYIPLTGGTLRTALDMGCGVASFGGSLLSEGILALSFAPRDSHKAQIQFALERGIPAFVLMLGTRRLPFPAFAFDFIHCSRCLIPFTAYNATYFIEVDRLLRPGGYLVISGPPVQWPKQDKEWADLQAVARALCYELIAVDGNTVIWKKPDGDSCLPNQNEFGLESCDESNDPSNAWYFKLRRCVTSTSSVNGEHPVGIIPKWPDRLTRAPSRALVVKNGIDLFRADTRRWTRRVAYYKNTLNLKLGSPAVRNVMDMNAFFGGFAAALVSDPVWVMNVVPARKPLTLGVIYDRGLIGVYHDWCEPFSTYPRTYDFIHVAGIESLIKLPGSSKSRCNLVDLMVEMDRMLRPEGTVVIRDSPEVIDKVARIAHAVRWTATINDKEPESHGREKILVATKTFWKLTSSH is encoded by the exons GGAAGCTTTTGGACATCATAACCGCCATATTCTTCGGCCTCGTACTCTTGTTCTTCCTCTTAGTCTTCACCCCTCTTGGGGATTCCATGGCTGCCTCTGGTAGGCAAGCCCTGTTGCTTTCCACCTCTGATCCGAGGCAACGGCATCGCTTGGTGTCCTTGGTCGAACTTGGCCACCACCACAAGCCCATCGAAGCCTGCCCTGCCAATTCCGTTGATCATATGCCCTGTGAGGACCCCAGGCGTAACAGCCAGCTCAGCAGGGAGATGAATCTATATAGAGAAAGGCATTGTCCTTTGCCTGATGAAATGCCTCTTTGCTTGATCCCTCCTCCTCCTGGTTATAAGATTCCTGTTCAGTGGCCTGAAAGCTTGCACAAG ATATGGCACTCCAATATGCCACACAACAAAATTGCTGATAGGAAAGGTCACCAAGGATGGATGAAAGAGCAAGGTCCTCACTTTATTTTCCCTGGTGGTGGAACAATGTTTCCTGATGGAGCTGCTCCATATATCGAGAAACTTGGGCAGTATATTCCCTTGACTGGTGGAACTCTTAGGACTGCCCTTGATATGGGTTGCGGG GTTGCAAGTTTTGGGGGTTCATTGTTATCAGAAGGCATTTTGGCACTCTCATTTGCTCCTAGGGATTCCCACAAAGCACAAATACAATTTGCATTGGAAAGAGGAATACCGGCCTTTGTTCTAATGCTTGGCACTCGCAGACTCCCGTTTCCTGCATTTGCATTTGATTTCATTCACTGCTCTCGATGCCTGATCCCTTTCACAGCTTATA ATGCAACTTATTTCATTGAAGTGGATCGGTTACTACGTCCAGGTGGATATTTGGTCATCTCTGGTCCCCCTGTACAGTGGCCTAAGCAAGATAAAGAGTGGGCAGATCTCCAGGCTGTGGCAAGAGCATTGTGCTATGAGTTGATTGCTGTGGACGGGAACACAGTCATTTGGAAAAAGCCTGATGGAGATTCGTGTCTGCCAAACCAAAATGAATTTGGGCTTGAATCTTGTGATGAATCAAATGACCCCAGTAATGCATG GTACTTTAAGTTAAGAAGATGCGTGACGTCAACGTCTTCTGTGAATGGTGAACATCCTGTTGGGATTATTCCGAAGTGGCCAGACAGGCTAACAAGAGCTCCTTCAAGGGCCTTGGTCGTGAAAAACGGGATTGATTTGTTTCGGGCAGACACAAGGAGGTGGACAAGGAGAGTTGCCTATTATAAGAATACTCTGAATCTGAAGCTTGGGAGTCCAGCAGTACGCAATGTCATGGACATGAATGCATTTTTTGGAGGTTTTGCAGCAGCACTTGTATCAGATCCAGTATGGGTGATGAATGTTGTTCCTGCTCGGAAGCCATTAACTCTTGGTGTAATATATGACAGAGGCCTTATTGGAGTATACCATGATTG GTGTGAACCTTTCTCAACATACCCACGTACTTACGATTTTATTCATGTAGCTGGCATTGAATCACTAATAAAGCTTCCTGGTTCAAGCAAGAGCAG GTGTAACCTTGTGGACCTAATGGTGGAGATGGATCGCATGTTGCGTCCTGAAGGAACAGTTGTGATTCGAGATTCACCTGAAGTAATCGACAAAGTGGCACGCATAGCTCACGCAGTAAGGTGGACGGCTACCATAAATGACAAGGAACCTGAATCACATGGGAGAGAGAAAATCCTGGTAGCAACAAAAACCTTTTGGAAGCTAACTTCATCCCATTGA